The following are from one region of the Paenibacillus protaetiae genome:
- the infB gene encoding translation initiation factor IF-2 yields MSKDNKLRVYEYAKSLNMSSKEIITILKRLNLPVNNHMSVMENEMVSKVEGFFRDIKSNAAAKRAQESSAAVSAAAQPASKPTDRNVQQAATDNKNLTQDRQVLMNSNNTKTNTSTDQRSSQSQDNRPERQGGGQNRGPQGGTGGGQNRSPQGGTGGGQNRSSQGGTGGGQNRSSQGGTGGGQNRSSQGGTGGGYNRSSQGGTGGGYNRSSQGGTGGGQNRGPQGGAGGSQNRGPQGGAGGGQNRGPQGTSRAQFSQPSGGSQGRSFDSKPVAPARSGDDRFDRNRNGSGSSNSGGRKSNQNGPQKRFDDNRTGGNFRGNNRGGKGKGRGGQQQPPREKIDNTPKKIIVRGTMTVGDLAKLLHKDASEVIKKLISLGIMATINQEIEMEAILLIAAEYGSEVEVKIPVEEDDFEKDEEKDEEADLLPRPPVVTIMGHVDHGKTTLLDAIRKTNVTGGEAGGITQHIGAYQVEINQKKITFLDTPGHEAFTLMRARGAQVTDITIIVVAADDGVMPQTVEAVNHAKAAGVPIIVAVNKIDKPEANPDKIKQELTEYGLVPEEWGGDTIFVNVSAKQRIGLEGLLEMILLVAEVNDYKANPDKRARGTVIEAELDKGKGPVARILVQHGTLKIGDAFVAGNCFGRVRAMVNDRGRRIKEAGPSTPVEITGLTEVPQAGDPFMAFEDERKARAIAERRAIKHRQSELGANTRVTLDDLYKHIKDGEIKDLNVIIKADVQGSNEALKGSLAKIDIEGVRVKIIHNGVGAITESDIILASASNAIVIGFNVRPEPQAMATAEQEKVDIRLHNIIYNVIDEIEQAMKGMLDPVFKEVIIGHAEVRNIFKVSKVGAIAGCMITDGKVTRSAEARVIRGGIVVHEGKVDTLKRYKDDAKEVAQGYECGITLQSFTDFKEGDVIEAFVMESVER; encoded by the coding sequence ATGAGCAAGGACAATAAATTGCGCGTATACGAATACGCCAAATCGCTCAACATGAGCAGTAAAGAAATTATTACGATTCTTAAACGGCTTAATTTGCCCGTGAACAATCATATGAGCGTTATGGAGAATGAAATGGTATCCAAGGTGGAAGGCTTTTTCCGGGATATCAAATCGAATGCAGCAGCCAAACGCGCACAGGAATCCAGCGCGGCTGTTTCCGCGGCTGCCCAGCCGGCAAGCAAACCAACCGACCGCAATGTTCAGCAAGCTGCTACAGACAACAAAAATCTAACACAGGATAGACAGGTGCTTATGAATTCAAATAATACGAAAACCAATACTTCTACCGATCAACGATCATCCCAGTCCCAAGATAACCGCCCTGAACGTCAAGGCGGCGGCCAAAACCGCGGCCCGCAAGGCGGAACAGGCGGCGGTCAAAACCGCAGCCCGCAAGGCGGAACAGGCGGCGGCCAAAACCGCAGCTCGCAAGGCGGAACAGGCGGCGGCCAAAACCGCAGCTCGCAAGGCGGAACAGGCGGCGGCCAAAACCGCAGCTCGCAAGGCGGAACAGGCGGCGGCTACAACCGCAGCTCGCAAGGCGGAACAGGCGGCGGCTACAACCGCAGCTCGCAAGGCGGAACAGGCGGCGGCCAGAACCGCGGCCCGCAAGGCGGAGCAGGCGGCAGCCAAAACCGCGGCCCGCAAGGCGGAGCAGGCGGCGGCCAAAACCGCGGCCCGCAAGGAACGTCGCGCGCGCAATTTTCCCAGCCGTCCGGCGGCAGCCAAGGACGTTCGTTTGATTCGAAGCCGGTTGCGCCAGCCCGCAGCGGAGATGACCGCTTTGATCGCAACCGTAACGGCAGTGGCAGCAGCAATAGCGGCGGCAGAAAATCGAACCAAAACGGCCCGCAAAAGCGTTTTGACGACAACCGCACCGGCGGTAATTTCCGCGGCAACAATCGCGGCGGCAAAGGTAAAGGCAGAGGCGGCCAGCAACAGCCGCCACGCGAGAAAATCGACAATACGCCAAAGAAAATTATTGTGCGCGGCACAATGACCGTTGGCGATTTGGCTAAGCTGCTTCATAAAGACGCATCCGAAGTCATTAAGAAGCTTATCTCGCTTGGCATTATGGCGACGATCAACCAGGAAATCGAGATGGAAGCTATTCTTCTTATCGCAGCAGAGTATGGCAGCGAGGTGGAAGTGAAAATTCCGGTCGAAGAAGATGACTTCGAGAAAGACGAAGAAAAAGACGAAGAAGCGGATCTGTTGCCTCGTCCGCCAGTTGTAACCATCATGGGCCACGTTGACCATGGTAAAACGACTTTGCTTGACGCCATTCGTAAAACAAACGTAACCGGCGGAGAAGCAGGCGGCATTACGCAGCACATCGGCGCTTACCAAGTTGAAATTAACCAGAAAAAAATTACGTTCCTGGATACGCCGGGTCACGAAGCGTTTACGCTTATGCGTGCCCGCGGCGCACAGGTTACCGATATTACGATCATCGTAGTGGCTGCGGATGACGGCGTTATGCCTCAAACCGTGGAAGCAGTCAACCATGCGAAAGCGGCTGGCGTGCCAATTATCGTTGCAGTCAACAAAATTGATAAGCCGGAAGCAAATCCGGACAAAATCAAACAAGAGCTGACGGAATACGGTCTGGTGCCGGAAGAGTGGGGCGGCGACACGATTTTCGTAAATGTGTCCGCTAAACAGCGCATCGGCCTTGAAGGCTTGCTCGAAATGATTTTGCTCGTGGCAGAAGTAAACGACTATAAAGCTAACCCTGACAAACGTGCGCGCGGTACGGTAATCGAAGCCGAACTCGACAAAGGTAAAGGCCCTGTGGCTCGTATCCTTGTTCAGCACGGTACGCTCAAAATCGGCGACGCGTTTGTAGCGGGCAACTGCTTTGGCCGTGTACGCGCCATGGTGAACGACCGTGGACGCCGCATCAAAGAAGCCGGTCCTTCGACGCCGGTTGAAATTACCGGCCTTACCGAAGTGCCGCAAGCAGGCGATCCGTTTATGGCGTTTGAAGACGAGCGCAAAGCGCGCGCTATTGCAGAACGCCGCGCCATCAAGCATCGTCAATCCGAGCTTGGCGCCAATACGCGCGTTACGCTGGATGACTTGTACAAGCACATTAAAGACGGCGAAATTAAAGACTTGAACGTCATTATTAAAGCGGACGTACAAGGCTCTAACGAAGCCCTCAAAGGCTCGCTCGCCAAAATCGACATTGAAGGCGTACGTGTCAAAATTATTCATAACGGCGTAGGTGCCATCACCGAATCCGATATTATTTTGGCATCGGCATCCAATGCCATTGTCATCGGCTTTAACGTTCGTCCGGAGCCGCAAGCGATGGCAACTGCCGAGCAGGAGAAAGTGGACATTCGTCTGCACAATATTATCTACAACGTAATCGACGAAATCGAGCAAGCAATGAAAGGCATGCTGGATCCAGTCTTTAAAGAAGTAATCATCGGTCATGCCGAAGTCCGCAACATTTTCAAAGTAAGCAAAGTAGGCGCAATTGCGGGCTGCATGATTACAGACGGCAAAGTGACCCGTTCGGCTGAAGCCCGTGTAATCCGCGGCGGCATTGTTGTACATGAAGGCAAGGTCGATACGCTGAAACGGTACAAAGACGATGCCAAAGAAGTTGCGCAAGGCTACGAATGCGGCATTACGCTTCAAAGCTTTACTGACTTCAAAGAAGGCGACGTGATCGAAGCGTTCGTTATGGAATCGGTTGAGAGGTAG
- the rbfA gene encoding 30S ribosome-binding factor RbfA: MAKVRVGRVGEQIKKELSQIIQTELKDPRVGFITVTGVEATSDLSQARIYLSVLGSDEQKEETLKALGRANGFIRSELGKRIRLRHTPELIFKFDSSIEYGSRIESLLEQLNRGNDRV, from the coding sequence ATGGCAAAAGTTCGCGTAGGACGCGTTGGCGAGCAGATTAAAAAAGAGCTCAGCCAAATTATTCAAACGGAATTAAAAGATCCTCGCGTCGGCTTCATTACGGTGACCGGTGTTGAAGCTACAAGCGATTTATCTCAAGCACGCATCTATTTGAGCGTACTTGGCAGCGATGAACAAAAAGAGGAAACGCTGAAGGCGCTGGGCAGAGCGAACGGATTTATCCGTTCCGAGCTCGGCAAGCGGATCCGTCTTCGCCACACGCCGGAGTTGATCTTCAAGTTCGACAGCAGCATTGAGTACGGAAGCCGGATCGAATCGCTTCTGGAGCAGCTTAACCGCGGGAATGATCGCGTATGA
- a CDS encoding DHH family phosphoesterase, with amino-acid sequence MTAAAYLQQLDDALAFIRKHNRFFVVSHVQPDGDAISSTLAVGWLLGQLGKEAVLMNENVPPSRLSYLWGYDGIKVLEGSHADERFDAVISVDCADFSRIGKVAALFAEGAALLNIDHHPTNDGFGTVNIVKPDAAATVQILYDLIRQSGVTINLDCATCIYTGLLTDTGGFRYSNTSPQVMEIASVMLGIGVSGHWIADHMLEKMSMAKLKLLRLSLNRLEFTEDGQIGWLYIGKDDMKQTNASAEDLEGLVNYALNVEGVEAGILFKETEDGSVKASLRSAGRVDVSAIAQSFGGGGHVRAAGCRLQGPVTQAAAQLVEAVRKALI; translated from the coding sequence ATGACGGCTGCCGCTTATTTGCAGCAGTTGGATGATGCCCTTGCATTTATTCGGAAGCATAACCGTTTTTTCGTTGTTTCCCATGTCCAGCCGGACGGCGACGCCATAAGCTCGACGCTCGCTGTCGGCTGGCTGCTCGGGCAGCTAGGTAAGGAGGCCGTTCTCATGAATGAGAACGTGCCTCCAAGCCGTTTAAGCTACCTGTGGGGATATGACGGCATCAAGGTGTTGGAGGGCAGTCATGCCGACGAACGGTTTGATGCCGTTATTTCCGTGGATTGCGCGGATTTTTCGCGGATCGGGAAAGTGGCTGCTCTGTTTGCGGAAGGAGCAGCTCTTCTGAATATCGACCATCATCCGACCAATGACGGATTCGGGACGGTCAATATCGTGAAGCCGGATGCCGCTGCAACGGTTCAAATTTTATATGATTTGATCCGGCAGTCAGGCGTAACGATCAATTTGGATTGTGCAACTTGTATTTATACCGGCTTGCTGACCGATACCGGCGGCTTCCGTTATTCCAATACAAGCCCGCAGGTGATGGAGATTGCTTCGGTGATGCTAGGAATCGGAGTTTCCGGGCACTGGATCGCCGATCATATGCTGGAGAAGATGAGCATGGCCAAGCTTAAATTGCTCCGGCTCAGCCTGAACCGGCTTGAATTTACCGAAGACGGACAGATCGGCTGGCTGTATATCGGCAAGGATGATATGAAGCAGACGAATGCTTCGGCGGAGGATTTGGAGGGGCTTGTCAACTATGCCTTGAATGTCGAAGGCGTAGAGGCGGGTATTTTGTTTAAGGAAACGGAAGACGGAAGCGTAAAAGCAAGCCTTAGATCCGCCGGCCGTGTGGACGTGTCAGCCATTGCGCAATCGTTTGGCGGCGGCGGGCATGTAAGGGCAGCGGGCTGCAGGCTGCAAGGTCCTGTGACGCAAGCGGCTGCTCAACTGGTGGAAGCTGTTAGAAAGGCGCTGATTTAA
- the truB gene encoding tRNA pseudouridine(55) synthase TruB, with the protein MDGILPVWKPAGWTSHDVVAKVRGITKIKRIGHAGTLDPMVTGVLPLCIGRATRVVEYLQDRPKAYEAVLKLGIATDTEDMTGTVLKQEPHIQVTEAEVTEALNRFVGQIEQIPPMFSAVKVDGKRLYELAREGKTVERKSRTVTIYGIQLLQAALDQEYPEIRFSAVCSKGTYIRTLCVDIGQALGVPAVMAELVRTMSGGITKEDCLTLEEIADRQQQGTLSDVLLPSDTALSHMERIDVNEETADKGLKGQKISLARLPVKLAPDKLVTLYAPDDKFVGVFRADPAAGALRPEKVFN; encoded by the coding sequence ATGGACGGTATTTTGCCCGTATGGAAGCCGGCAGGCTGGACTTCACATGATGTTGTGGCTAAAGTACGGGGCATTACAAAAATAAAGCGAATCGGCCATGCGGGTACATTGGACCCTATGGTCACAGGCGTGCTGCCGCTTTGTATCGGCAGAGCTACAAGAGTTGTAGAGTATTTGCAGGATCGCCCCAAAGCGTATGAAGCGGTGCTGAAGCTTGGAATTGCGACCGATACGGAAGATATGACGGGCACTGTGCTGAAGCAAGAACCTCATATTCAAGTAACGGAAGCTGAAGTAACAGAGGCGCTGAATCGTTTTGTCGGGCAGATCGAGCAGATTCCGCCGATGTTCTCGGCCGTAAAGGTAGACGGTAAGCGGCTTTACGAGCTTGCTAGAGAAGGCAAAACCGTAGAGCGGAAATCGCGTACCGTTACCATTTACGGCATTCAGCTGCTGCAAGCTGCGCTGGATCAGGAATATCCGGAAATCCGTTTTTCCGCCGTTTGTTCCAAAGGGACGTATATCCGGACGTTATGCGTTGATATTGGACAAGCATTAGGGGTGCCCGCTGTAATGGCCGAGCTTGTTCGTACGATGTCAGGCGGCATTACGAAAGAGGACTGCTTGACGCTGGAGGAGATTGCAGATCGGCAGCAGCAAGGGACGCTTTCGGATGTTTTGCTGCCGTCCGACACGGCGCTTTCGCATATGGAACGGATTGACGTTAACGAGGAAACGGCTGACAAAGGGCTGAAGGGGCAAAAGATTTCGCTTGCACGTTTGCCGGTGAAGCTGGCCCCTGACAAACTTGTCACGCTTTATGCGCCTGACGACAAATTTGTTGGCGTTTTTCGGGCAGATCCGGCTGCCGGCGCGTTGAGGCCGGAAAAAGTATTTAATTAA
- a CDS encoding bifunctional riboflavin kinase/FAD synthetase, with amino-acid sequence MEIISLTYPLDRMPALLQGKSLAVAIGHFDGVHLGHQDVIRTAVATAKQEGILSAVMTFHPHPKEVLGQGDYYHRSLTPLQDKTALFERLGVDIAFVVAFDTTFASVMPEQFVNEILRPLHAKHVVVGFDFTFGHKGQGNAKHMLELCKPDITVQIVEPLCLKGSKVSSSSVRAALAEGNVTEAAELLGRPYEVTGIVVDGDKRGRTIGFPTANVSPSSPYVLPAYGVYAISVDRNGETYYGVLNLGFKPTFNAPGGEATLEAHLFDFAGNLYGERLTVRFHSFIRNEQKFNSIHELVEQIHRDSETARQLFQLKS; translated from the coding sequence TTGGAAATAATCTCATTAACCTATCCGCTCGATCGTATGCCCGCGTTGCTGCAGGGCAAATCGCTGGCGGTTGCTATCGGCCATTTTGACGGTGTTCATCTCGGGCATCAAGATGTGATTCGCACAGCGGTCGCAACGGCAAAGCAAGAGGGCATTTTGTCTGCAGTGATGACGTTCCACCCTCATCCAAAAGAAGTGCTGGGACAAGGGGATTACTATCACAGAAGCTTGACGCCGCTGCAGGATAAAACCGCATTGTTTGAAAGGCTGGGCGTCGATATTGCGTTTGTTGTTGCGTTTGATACTACGTTTGCCTCGGTCATGCCGGAGCAATTCGTTAACGAGATCCTAAGGCCGCTCCATGCCAAGCATGTTGTGGTAGGTTTTGATTTTACGTTTGGACACAAAGGACAAGGCAACGCGAAGCATATGCTGGAACTTTGCAAGCCGGATATCACAGTCCAAATCGTGGAACCGCTTTGCTTGAAGGGAAGTAAAGTAAGCAGTTCTTCTGTCCGTGCGGCACTCGCCGAAGGGAATGTTACGGAAGCGGCTGAGCTGCTTGGCCGTCCTTATGAGGTAACCGGGATTGTCGTAGACGGAGACAAGCGCGGCCGGACGATCGGTTTCCCGACCGCCAACGTATCGCCGTCCAGCCCGTATGTGCTGCCTGCGTATGGCGTATACGCCATATCGGTTGACCGGAATGGCGAAACTTATTACGGTGTGCTTAATTTAGGGTTTAAGCCGACCTTTAACGCACCGGGCGGGGAAGCCACGCTCGAAGCTCATCTGTTTGATTTTGCCGGCAATTTGTATGGAGAGCGCCTGACCGTCCGGTTCCATTCCTTTATCCGGAATGAACAGAAGTTTAACTCTATCCACGAGCTTGTCGAACAGATTCACCGGGATTCGGAGACAGCAAGACAGCTGTTTCAGCTGAAATCATAA
- the rpsO gene encoding 30S ribosomal protein S15, which yields MAMTQERKQELIETHKTHANDTGSPEVQIAILTENITNLTQHLREHKKDHHSRRGLLKMVGQRRKLLAYLKNKDVKRYSVLIEKLGIRR from the coding sequence ATGGCAATGACGCAAGAACGCAAACAAGAGCTGATTGAAACGCATAAAACGCACGCGAACGATACGGGATCTCCGGAAGTTCAAATCGCTATCCTGACGGAAAACATCACGAACTTGACGCAGCATTTGCGGGAGCACAAGAAAGATCACCACTCCCGTCGCGGTCTTCTGAAGATGGTAGGCCAACGCCGTAAGCTTCTGGCATACCTCAAGAACAAAGATGTTAAACGTTATAGCGTATTGATCGAAAAACTCGGCATTCGCCGTTAA
- the pnp gene encoding polyribonucleotide nucleotidyltransferase, with protein sequence MTHSVSMMLGGRPLVLETGRLAKQANAAVTVRYGETVILCTVTASNEPKDLDFFPLTVNYEERLYAVGKIPGGFIKREGRPSEKAILASRLTDRPIRPLFPDGFRNDVQIANLVMSVDQDCSPEIAAMIGTSAALTISNVPFNGPIGGVVVGRINGEFIINPTVEQEKESDIHLVVAGTAGAIMMVEAEANEVPETVMLEAIMFGHEEIKKIVQSIEELQSIAGKEKMDVVLHAVNAEVNAAVRAYASDKLVEAIRIPEKHARQEAIDAVNADTVAHFEQVYAETPELLADVKEVLYDIVKEEVRRLITVDKVRPDGRALNEIRPIECDVALLPRTHGSGLFTRGQTQALSICTLGALGDVQILDGIDLEETKRFMHHYNFPPFSVGEARPLRPPGRREIGHGALGERALSKVIPSEAEFPYTIRLVSEVLESNGSTSQASICASTLAMMDAGVPIKAPVAGIAMGLIKDGDHFSILSDIQGMEDHLGDMDFKVAGTAQGVTAIQMDIKIDGIDRSILSQALEQAREGRMFILGKMLEVMKESRPNLSKYAPKIMTLRINPDKIRDVIGAGGKIINKIIEETGVKIDIEQDGMVYIASSNEEMNQRARAIIEGIVKEVVVGEIYLGTVKRVEKFGAFVEILPNKDGLVHISQLSNERVAKTEDVVNVGDQITVKVTEIDQQGRINLSRKAVLAEQASAQS encoded by the coding sequence ATGACACATAGCGTTTCGATGATGCTTGGCGGCAGGCCGCTTGTATTGGAAACAGGGCGCCTGGCGAAACAAGCAAACGCAGCGGTAACGGTACGTTACGGTGAAACCGTCATCCTTTGTACGGTTACGGCGTCCAACGAGCCTAAAGATCTCGATTTTTTCCCGCTGACCGTTAACTATGAAGAGCGTTTGTACGCCGTCGGCAAAATTCCTGGCGGATTTATTAAACGGGAAGGCCGTCCAAGCGAAAAGGCGATTTTGGCGAGCCGTCTGACGGACCGTCCAATCCGTCCGTTGTTCCCGGATGGCTTCCGCAACGACGTGCAGATCGCTAACCTTGTGATGAGCGTGGATCAAGACTGCTCGCCGGAAATTGCGGCGATGATCGGCACATCCGCTGCGCTGACGATTTCCAACGTACCGTTCAACGGGCCTATCGGCGGCGTTGTAGTCGGCCGCATCAACGGGGAGTTTATTATTAACCCGACCGTTGAGCAGGAGAAGGAATCGGATATCCATCTGGTGGTTGCAGGCACAGCCGGCGCAATTATGATGGTTGAGGCTGAAGCGAACGAAGTTCCGGAAACCGTTATGCTGGAAGCGATTATGTTCGGCCATGAAGAAATTAAGAAGATCGTCCAGTCGATTGAAGAGCTGCAGTCGATTGCCGGCAAAGAAAAAATGGATGTTGTTCTGCACGCGGTAAATGCCGAAGTGAATGCAGCAGTCCGTGCTTATGCTTCGGACAAGCTGGTGGAAGCTATCCGCATTCCGGAGAAGCATGCACGCCAGGAAGCGATCGATGCGGTTAACGCCGACACGGTTGCACATTTCGAGCAAGTGTATGCTGAAACGCCTGAACTGCTTGCTGATGTCAAAGAAGTATTGTACGACATCGTGAAAGAAGAAGTCCGCCGTCTCATTACAGTTGATAAAGTCCGTCCTGACGGCCGCGCGCTGAATGAAATCCGCCCGATCGAATGCGATGTTGCTTTGCTGCCACGCACGCACGGTTCCGGTTTGTTTACACGCGGACAGACGCAAGCGCTTAGCATTTGTACGCTTGGTGCGCTTGGCGACGTTCAAATTTTGGACGGCATCGACCTGGAAGAAACGAAACGTTTCATGCACCATTACAACTTCCCGCCGTTTAGCGTAGGGGAAGCTCGTCCGCTCCGTCCTCCGGGCCGCCGCGAAATCGGTCATGGTGCGCTTGGCGAACGGGCGCTGTCGAAAGTGATTCCTTCGGAAGCGGAATTCCCGTATACGATTCGTCTCGTATCCGAGGTGCTCGAATCCAACGGTTCCACTTCCCAGGCAAGTATTTGCGCAAGCACACTGGCTATGATGGATGCCGGCGTACCGATCAAAGCTCCGGTAGCGGGTATCGCAATGGGTCTTATTAAAGACGGCGACCATTTCTCCATCTTGTCGGACATCCAAGGGATGGAAGACCATCTTGGCGATATGGACTTTAAAGTTGCAGGTACGGCGCAAGGCGTAACCGCAATCCAAATGGATATTAAAATTGACGGCATCGACCGTTCGATTTTGTCTCAAGCTTTGGAGCAGGCACGTGAAGGCCGTATGTTCATCCTCGGCAAAATGCTGGAAGTGATGAAAGAATCGCGCCCTAACTTGTCCAAATACGCTCCGAAAATTATGACGCTTCGCATCAACCCGGACAAAATCCGCGACGTTATCGGTGCAGGCGGCAAAATCATTAACAAAATCATTGAAGAAACCGGCGTAAAAATCGATATCGAGCAAGACGGTATGGTTTACATTGCTTCCAGCAATGAAGAAATGAACCAGCGTGCCCGTGCGATTATCGAAGGCATCGTCAAAGAAGTCGTGGTCGGCGAGATTTATCTCGGAACGGTCAAACGGGTTGAGAAGTTTGGCGCATTCGTCGAAATTTTGCCTAACAAAGACGGACTTGTCCACATCTCGCAGCTTTCGAACGAACGTGTTGCGAAAACGGAAGATGTGGTTAACGTTGGCGATCAAATTACGGTAAAAGTAACGGAAATCGACCAGCAGGGCAGAATCAACTTGTCCCGCAAAGCAGTTCTTGCTGAACAGGCATCGGCGCAATCTTAA
- a CDS encoding polysaccharide deacetylase family protein, with product MHIRKIGLAAATVAALLLFIGLGGGGISSYINAMKQNNMAAFTEELSESDKQQLLAAIKLEADKRREAPVNARIDRVWKAIPGYNGIEVDVEQTYEKTLQSGSTRDIQYVYKEIPPAISLRDLGPLPIYKGNPNKKMISFMINVAWGNEYLDSILDTLDREQVKATFFLDGSWLKKNPELAKKIQERGHELSNHAYSHPNMSQLNRAQQNEQIMKTESLLKSTLGVTNHWFAPPSGDFNQLTVQVAAEQKLMTVMWTIDTVDWKKPSPEWIVNKITSKLEPGALILMHPTASSSAALPAMIKAAKQKGYAIGTVSDTLSSKRVFPPG from the coding sequence ATGCACATTCGCAAAATAGGGCTTGCTGCTGCAACCGTGGCAGCTTTGCTGCTGTTTATCGGTTTGGGCGGTGGCGGAATTAGCTCTTACATAAACGCAATGAAGCAAAACAATATGGCCGCTTTTACAGAGGAGCTGAGTGAAAGCGACAAGCAGCAGCTGCTTGCTGCGATCAAGCTGGAGGCGGATAAACGGCGGGAGGCGCCGGTGAACGCAAGAATCGACCGGGTATGGAAGGCGATCCCCGGCTATAATGGAATCGAAGTGGACGTTGAACAGACTTATGAGAAAACGCTGCAATCCGGTTCCACCCGCGACATCCAATACGTATACAAGGAAATTCCGCCGGCTATATCGCTAAGAGATCTTGGTCCTCTGCCCATTTATAAAGGCAACCCAAACAAAAAAATGATTTCTTTTATGATTAATGTGGCGTGGGGCAATGAATATTTAGACAGCATTCTCGATACGCTCGACCGGGAACAGGTAAAAGCGACTTTTTTTCTTGACGGCAGCTGGCTGAAAAAAAATCCGGAGCTTGCTAAAAAAATACAAGAGAGAGGGCATGAGCTGTCCAATCATGCTTATTCCCATCCGAATATGAGCCAGTTGAACAGGGCACAGCAAAATGAGCAAATCATGAAGACGGAAAGCTTGCTGAAGTCAACGCTGGGCGTTACTAATCACTGGTTCGCGCCGCCATCCGGCGATTTTAATCAGCTGACCGTGCAGGTTGCCGCCGAGCAAAAGCTGATGACGGTCATGTGGACCATTGATACGGTAGATTGGAAGAAGCCGTCGCCCGAGTGGATTGTGAATAAAATTACTTCCAAGCTGGAGCCGGGTGCTTTAATACTAATGCATCCGACCGCATCCTCCAGCGCAGCGCTTCCGGCCATGATTAAAGCGGCCAAGCAAAAAGGGTATGCCATCGGCACCGTCAGTGATACATTGTCCTCCAAACGGGTGTTCCCGCCCGGTTGA
- a CDS encoding M16 family metallopeptidase, which translates to MNKYTLSNGLRVVVEYIPHVRSVSFGIWVKTGSRNETPDNNGISHFIEHMLFKGTAKRSAKDIADLFDGIGGNVNAFTAKEYTCYFAKVLDEHLPIAVDALSDMFFESVFDAGELAKEKNVILEEISMYEDTPDDKVHDEASRAAFGDHPLAYSILGLEERLTAMTSDTLRGYMKERYTIENTVISVAGNVEEAKLLELLEKHFGGFSNHGIGSPVAAPDFKGDYIFFKKKSEQNHLCLSFTGCSNNDPNLYAMILLNNALGGGMSSRLFQEIREKRGLAYSVYSYHTSYADTGLFTIYAGTAPKQTQEVLDLTMEQLEELAVKGLTEEEIHRGKEQLKGSLILSLESTSSRMNRLGKNELMLGQHYTMDDLLQRVDAVTMADVQQMVEKMLRVPFSVAMVGTSDKPAAQLRRDRFASRIV; encoded by the coding sequence GTGAACAAATATACGCTTAGCAACGGATTGCGCGTTGTGGTGGAATACATACCGCATGTCCGGTCGGTTTCCTTTGGCATTTGGGTCAAAACCGGCTCCCGAAACGAAACGCCCGATAACAACGGGATATCCCATTTCATCGAGCACATGCTTTTTAAAGGTACAGCCAAACGTTCGGCCAAAGACATTGCCGATTTGTTCGACGGGATCGGCGGCAACGTAAATGCCTTTACGGCCAAGGAATATACATGCTATTTTGCCAAAGTGCTCGACGAGCATCTCCCGATTGCAGTCGATGCCCTTTCGGATATGTTTTTCGAGTCGGTATTTGACGCGGGTGAGCTGGCAAAAGAAAAAAATGTCATTCTTGAAGAAATTTCGATGTATGAGGATACGCCCGATGACAAAGTGCATGACGAAGCGTCGCGGGCGGCATTCGGCGACCATCCGCTTGCTTATTCCATTCTCGGACTGGAAGAACGGCTGACGGCGATGACTTCTGACACGCTTCGGGGGTATATGAAGGAACGGTATACGATTGAGAATACCGTCATTAGCGTTGCCGGCAACGTAGAAGAAGCCAAGCTGCTGGAGCTGCTCGAGAAACATTTTGGCGGATTCAGCAACCACGGCATCGGAAGCCCGGTTGCGGCGCCTGATTTTAAAGGCGACTATATCTTTTTTAAGAAGAAGTCGGAGCAAAACCATCTTTGCTTATCGTTTACCGGCTGCTCCAACAACGATCCGAACCTGTATGCGATGATTTTGCTTAATAACGCGCTGGGCGGCGGCATGAGCTCGCGTTTATTCCAGGAAATCCGCGAGAAACGCGGCCTTGCGTATTCGGTTTATTCATACCATACGTCTTACGCAGACACCGGATTGTTTACGATCTATGCCGGCACAGCGCCCAAACAAACGCAAGAAGTACTGGATCTGACGATGGAACAGCTGGAGGAGCTTGCGGTCAAAGGCTTGACTGAAGAGGAAATTCACAGAGGCAAAGAGCAGCTGAAAGGCAGCTTGATTCTAAGCCTGGAAAGCACAAGCAGCCGCATGAACCGACTTGGCAAAAACGAGCTGATGCTCGGCCAGCATTATACGATGGATGATTTGCTGCAGCGGGTAGATGCGGTAACCATGGCCGATGTCCAGCAAATGGTAGAAAAAATGCTGCGGGTTCCGTTCTCCGTAGCGATGGTAGGCACAAGCGACAAGCCTGCCGCACAACTGAGGAGGGATCGTTTTGCATCACGTATTGTTTAA